From the Musa acuminata AAA Group cultivar baxijiao chromosome BXJ3-1, Cavendish_Baxijiao_AAA, whole genome shotgun sequence genome, the window CTTGTTGAGCTTTTAAATTTTGATTTCATTTCCATCATTCAGAGTATAAATCTGGTATGTGTTGGAGGACAGAAGACCTCAAAATTAAAAGAGAAATTCCGTAGATCAATAAGTAAATAACAAATTAGTAAAATCAgattttttttactatattaaaaaaataaatacaaggaatatatttttttcttaaattaatCCAAACCTAAACTCAAACTCAATACTTATGTAAACCATCATCCTATACAACCTTTGAAAAATTCTTCTCTCAACCTTACTTAGTTTTATTGGAAAAAAAACTAAAAACACCCAAATTGCTTCTTCTATACCTCTCCCTCACCCAAACTGTGAGTTGCATTAaacactttttttattttaaatagttTGATTTAGCTAATAGCTAAATCGAAATGTATGTGAtggaaaaaaattaaagataagaataattatcttAGGAATGTGGCTACAGTGACGTTGGTCGCTGGTCGAAAACAAGAGCCGCTTTTCTTAGCGGTGTTAGTCGTTGGTAGATGGCAAGGGCGAAGTTTCGCTTTtctcactactctgataccatgatggaaaaaataaaaaataagaacaattattgaagaagttttaacaATTAATGTAAACACGTTGTATCCTTGTTTGTGGTTTGAATCCAAGGTTTAATTGTAATTCCATTGATATGACAATGTTAGTGTATATGTATGTTTGAAGCAAGCAACAACAACCATATATATGAAATTGATCATCACCATTTGAGTGAACAAAGTAGATTTTTGGACGAGTGATTCAATCTCTCTAGTAAGATGATTGTTTTAATAACCGAGCTGATGTAATTATTCAAGAGTAAAATATTGAGCATTTAATCAAATAGAAAACGAGTACATAAAATTGTTTTAACTATTTTTCCATTTCGCACGatgttataataataaaaataataaatatttacaaaatagaaactaaaatataaaaaaatgctaCCAATGAGCTGGCAAAATAATACGTATCGTTATGGATATGACCTCCTGGCAATGAGAATCGTGTTGTTTATGTAGAACAAGAAACAAGCTATTGTTgaaatgattttgtattattattattattttttctggaTGAGATTTTTTGCCAAATTTCTTCTTATTCAGCGGAATTCCCAAATAGTCAAAAGTAGAGTAGGAATTAATTAGGCAGGTTTGACTCGTTAACCGGCTTCCTTCGTTGGTCGTCGCCAAAGGTCAAACACGGGCGTCGACTGCTACTTACTCAGATTCATTTCACATGCTCTTCTTCGCCATCGCTTATCGCTTTCCCTCACCAACCATTCAACTTTGTACGTAGTCGAATCCAACCCATGCGATCATTCACCATCACCATTGCGTAGCTAATTTTCCTTTGCTGCTGTCACTCGGTATGTTGACGACCTATGAAGCGATTCATTTAACCCATCCCTCCCCTATCAGACGTTGACGGCTTATTTCCTAAAAATAATTGTAGTCGACGGTCAAAGCCTTTTCGTCAAttgaaaaagaataaaagaataaaaatattgttTCCTCCGCCGCCTCTGCACCGCTGTTTCCGTGGCGGGCGCCGCTGTCACGCACCGCCGACCTCGATTTTTTTCTGGACGCGCCGCCCTCCGCTGTCGGTCGTTGGATCGGACCTGGAAACCTCCATCCCACCGTCGGTGCTGGTGGCGGCCGCCTCCCTCGTGATCTTCCGTGATCCGGGAGGGCAAGTCGCCGTCGACGTCGGTGGCGGTCACGTGCCCTCGCACAGCCACGTCGTCGGCACACACCTACACAAAAACTAGTAAATCTTTCGCGCAATACTTTGGCGCACCGCTTTCCATTTGTCGGCCGAGTCACGTGGCGGTCGACACACAGCCGTCCTATTTCCCGGCTTTTGAGCGCCTCCCTCTTTTTGTCATTATATTACGCTACGCGTTCGCTCCAAACGATGTCCGTAACGTCCCGTTACAGCAATTACGGATTAATTAGTAAACCCACCCGACCAACTCACTTGTTTTATGggaccaatttttttttttaatatatatatatatatatatatatatatatatatatatatatatatatatatacatcatttTCTCTCTTTCCTCTATATTATTTTTCTGATCATATTGAAACCACTGTAACACGatgtaaaaaaatattagaaacataatatattttttatttatataatattatagtgtttttaacATTATTAAAaacaattataaaaaataatattttaatatattagataaaatatggggaaaagttaaaaaaaagaaTTTGTTTTAATCTATAATATCAATATTAGTTAATTTAGACTTTAGATAGGCAGTCACGGCGTTTTCCTCGTAGGAGACTCGCTCGTCGTCACCGTGCTTGGCTCGCTATCGGATAAGCAACTCCAACAGTACCCAGCAAGATGTGCTTGCTATATATTGCACACCCTAGAAAACCACAGCTAAGATTTCCCAATATATACGATCGTAATGAAGAGAGGGAGCTCAACAAGAAGAGaggtttgagagagaaagagagagagggatggagatggagatggagatggaggggCAGTTGCCACCAGATAAAGCGGCAACGAGGCCGAAGGAGAGGCCCTTCCGAGGTATAAGGATGAGGAAGTGGGGGAAGTGGGTGGCGGAGATCAGGGAGCCCAACAAGCGGTCCAGGATATGGCTGGGCTCCTACTGCACCCCCGTGGCCGCCGCCAAGGCTTACGACACCGCCCTCTTCTACCTTCGGGGCCGCACCGCCCGCCTCAACTTCCCCGATGACATCTCCATCGACGACCGCGGGACGACGACCGACATGTCGGCGGCTTCGATAAGGAAGAAGGCCGCCGAGGTGGGCGCCAAGGTCGACGCGCTCCAGATGAACGCTGCCGCGCTGTTCGGCTCTCAGGAGTACCCGCGTCGCGAAGGAGAGACTCGGTACAAGAACCCTGACCTTAATCAGGCGCCGACCCCCGACACCTCCGATGACAACTGGTGTCGCAGTGAGAAGGAGGAGATGTTCATAGGCtgtgaatagagagagagagagagagagagagagagagagagagaactttctttctttcttttgatctCTACTTGTAGGTTTTTAATTTGTTGGTGAAGGAAGACAGATTAGAAGATGCTTTGTAGGAGTTGAACTCTTCATTATCCATGTAAAGAGCTTCAATGCATGATATAACTAAAAGAAATAGCTTCCTTTTCGTTTCCACTTCCACTTCCATGCAGTCATGGAGAGAAagcataaagagagagagagagagagagagagagagagagagatagagagaggagtGAAAGGCATGCTTCCGCGACTTCTGGGTTAAAAGGCGGTTGCCTAAGACACTAAATCGCTATAGGGTGTCTCCACACACCGATGAATAAATCTTCCTATTCTCCCTCTGCCATATTAACATCCCAAATGTTTTAATGGGTCATTATGTGGTGTTCGAGCTGCTTAATTAGCTTAATCTCGGTGTTACTATAAGTTGTGCTATAAATCTTTCATTCAATTCATGTGTTGACATCGTAGCATAATAATCCGGGCGTGCCTATATACGAAAGATTAGCTGCTTTAGGCATTTTGGTGGCACATTGTTGCAGGTTTTGTGGTGGGGATTCTGACTCAGTCCATACCTTGTTCAACTCTCCTTTGTTGTTAGGTTCTAAAATATGCTCCAACTTAAACTAAACATCCAATTCCAACAAAGAGGGGAGTGGATGAAAGGAAACAGTAGATTGGATTTGGATCCAATGATCCTTAAAAGAGTGTTGATAGCTAATGTTTTATGGCTACTTTCGGAAGACTAGAAATGAGGCCAACAAATTTAATGATATCCAAGTACTTTTTCTCCAAGAGATTAGTTGTCTCTTAAACTACTGCTGAAAGATCCCCTTTCGAAGGGAAACAAAAGAATACAGATGGATTTGTTGATTCCACCGATGGTTTTGGGGGTGATTAGGGATACTAATGGAGAATGTATTGTTGGTAGTGGTAGGTTTATTTTGGAACATTTCCCTAAATGCTACGAAGATGCTGCTTTGAAATGCCACAATCAAAGAGGGGTGTCGCTTGTTAATCTTGGAGAGATATTGCTCAATCTAATGAACATTATTATAAAGGACatacaaatattattttaaatttttcgatATTGTGAGAGTACTTACTATATGTGTTTTAGAGAGTGGTTGTGATAGCCAATCATACTAGAATCTCTCAATCCTTTATAcaagaaattttaattttaatttttatctttataaaataattagattTGATATAGCTAGAAACACTTATCATAATTTTGCTAGGCTTtagaatcatctttttttttttgataaaaaaaaaatctcataacCACTAGACCTAATGATATCTCtatgcattcttttttatttatatattttgaatattttcacTTTCTTCCTATAATCCTCTAACCTAGTTATTTATCcctataaaaaaaatctaactagGAAAAtatcctctctcttttttttttgttttttctgatCAATCACTCCCCCCatttcaaaaatctcaaaaaTACTCAAAAAATTATGTTCTTGTTTCTCAATCTCATCGATTTTGGGAATCACCCTAAGAATTGATTTATAGGGTGCGCCAGTCCATATAGATGGATCGATCGATTTGGTCCGTGGTTTACCCTAAAATACTGTTTAGGTTCAACTTTCTTTTTTTCCCTCATttcttcaaaacaaaaaaaaaccaaaataactcttgttcttctctctaaacagtataatatatatatatatatatatatacatatatatatatatatacatatatatatatatcatggaaaacataaataatctaaatttttttattgtgaCCTTCCTTTTTCttcactctttttttttctcatatagatcttcttATATAGTCTCAAGcaaccaaaaataataataataataatttttgttttatgttataGCTCCAATTGTTATATAATCCTCTCATTTAATCGAGGCTTATCCAATTACTTGTTGTCACGTCTTAATTATAGGAAAACTTCAAAGTATAAAATTATGTTTTGATCCTCATATTGAGAAAATACAACTTTATAAGATTTTATCTATGTTATTATATTTGCACCTTAATTACTTAAGTTTGCGGAATCcttaatatttatgtatatttttatttttaattaatgacttgaataaataaattaatggTTTTAAATTCAAGTCGATcgacaaaattatattttaattattttttgtgtACCATATTGCTCATTTTTTATACAGCATACTGTTGGAAAAGGACATTAAGAAATCAAAGAATGAAAATAATTCTCTGCCATAGGCAAAAAGAGGTATCTCAAAGTCGGAGAAGACAAGTTAATGTACAACTTCAACTTCTAGAAGTTGAATATTCCAAGATTCATTTTAGCTCTACAATTCCATGTTTCTTTGACCTCtttaatgttttgaaattgtgcttcacattaaacaaaaatacaaaaaaaacatccttatCATATTTGAAGAAACGTGTATGTATGAGACTTTTCATAGGTAGATGTGTTTGCTTGTACATCAAGAAATGCAAATTTACCATTTAAATTAGGTATTTTTGTATTTATCCCTTTGAGCAAGTTCAATAATTAAAAACATGCTTTGAtgccaaaaatattatatatatatatatatatatatatatatatatataaaaggaaaGCTAAGCGAGATGAAGGATAAATATCCCACAACCctactaaaaaataatataactataTAGAAGTAAACTTTTTATCCATTATAAATTCGACTAAAATAAAGAAACTAGTTTGTATTGATTTTTGAAGCACTTATAGTGTATTTATATAAGTGACTATTATGTTATGGTTTTTATAGAAATCGATGCCAAACACTTAGTCATACATCAATTTTCAATTATTACTATTTATCGATCTCCTCCTCCTGAATAAAGATGGTAAAAATTAATTCTTAATGGGTCACGTTGACTATTAGAGGAATCAATTTTATATTAAGAATAATCCCTTTCCTTTGTATATTAATTGTAGGTATCCATATTAAAGATGGATAGGATAAAATGAATCTTTAGCTATGAAAGAGGAGTTAGAAGTTACTAGCAAGCAAAGGGTGTATAACCTCCTGATGGAAAtagattcttcttttcttttacaacTTACTAAAGATATGATCAACCCCCATAAGCCTTACAAGATATTGCTTGTAATATTcttgatttattaattttttcgAAAGAagatatcatttgatgaattgaaaATAGACTACATGAGATGGATGATTTTGGTTGTCATAATGTTTTAgagtaatataatttttattaaaaaaataatatacttatttaaatttaaaataattttttttatcttattaaaaaaaataatataattaatataaatacaatacaattaattattaaaatataattaatattttggaataaaaaaattattcaaagttataaaaaaaaaatgcaataaatgggaaagaaaaataagaagagcCTATCAAGTTGCAGAgaaagggaaaggacaaatatcCCTTAACACTTTTATTACTTTTCCTCCTAAATTGAGCGGTCTCTTCTCCTATGCTTCTCCGAACCGTCTCTCGCCTCCTTCCgcgggtctctctctctctctctctctataaatacCAGTAGAGAGAGTCTCTGCAAGGGAAGAAGGGAAGTAGAGACCGAGCGCGAAGAAGAGAGAATAGGGATTAGTTTAGAGAGTGCGAGTAGGAAGGATGCTGTCGATGGAGTCTCTTTTTGTCCGCCCTTCTGCCACCGTCGGTGTTAAGCCCGTCCGCCACAGCCGCGGCAGCCACCTCCTCGACCAGCAGCGGCCCCGGCGTTTCCTTCGTTTGGGCGCCGGTGCCGTTGGGCGGGATGGGGCTTCGGCGACTAATTCTTCCTTGCCGGTGAGGCTCTCGCTTCTCCCGTATCCAAGTCTTCCTTCTCTTTATCGTGGTTCTATTTTGGGATCCAATTCGAACCCTAGGTGGGCAGCTTTGGATCTTTTCCTTCCTGTCACTCCTAACTGGATGGTCCTGGTTGTTATGCGAAGCTTTGTGCCGTATGTTTCCATCTTGATGACTGATTTGCTTATTGTATTGCATGTGTTATATCTAATTTTAGAATTTGTTGACCACTTGTTGCGTTACTTGGTTGTAGAGCCCATTTGTTTTAGAAATCTAGCAACAATTAAGTAGCTTTTGAGCCTTCAATCTTATAGCTACTTGTGTTTGTTTTCAATCTACATGGCTGGAAGGTACTATTATTCCTCGGTTACGTTGGATCGACCTTAAATTCTGCCCACTACACCTTGTAGAAGATCATGCCTGAGGTGTCACGAAACTTTATAGCTAGCTGGTTAGTCCACGCTTGACAATCATCTTGGCTCTTAATAACGGGAAGCAGCAATTCAAAGTCTTTCACATGATGTTGGCTGTTTTACAAGTCAGTTGACATTTTCTTACCTTAAGTATAGGGTGAGACATTTAAGCGGCTGAGCAAGACATCGTCTTACTTTACTTTAGTTAAAAGATTCGTGAAACTGCAGACCTTCTTTCGGGAATAGAAAGCCTGCTGAAATTTTGGTTTTATAATTAGGAAGAGTGATATTAGTTGACGTTTGCAAACTTCATTttcataagcaaaatattatgtacATCTGGATGGTCTGCAAAAATAGTGATTTAAAAACTAAGAGACAAAGCAGTTGGGTAGGTTTTGTTTGGGAacacatttatatttttaatgtgcaGTTAAAGAAAGGGTTTTGAGTGAATGTACAGTTGTGGAATGCTTTAAGCGTTTGACAAATGGTAGATCAAAActgtattttaaatatatattgacgtaaatattatttggtaaaattgtatttcaaaggttcattaaatattttatggCAAATTTactcttctaatatttttaatatttattcaaaagtgaatacatagtttttatttaaattaataggtaaataaataaatttaatcttataaaaaattttatatggcctaaatatataataaataaaaaatataatcatataagtaaatataaaaataatattttaaaaaactaaataaaattttacctttatagaaaatataaatcatattagtttctcactaaatcattttgacaatcttataattttagataaagtcaTAGGGTACTTTCgaaatttgaaaaattatattaacatcccgcaAATGTTGAAATGTTAATGCTACCCGAAGGTAGCATCAGCATTTGAGCATTTCTAATGCAGCGTCCAATCcatatttgaaatgtgcatttGGCCCTCAATGCACATTTGAAATGTGTTCCCAAATGCACCCATAATAGGATGGTTTTGTttgcaaaattttcaaattaggtAAATTATTATTCTGTTCAGTTTTCCTTGTTTATTCAACTTGGTTTCCTTTTCTTAGTTTAGTTACCTGTGATGCCCTTGTATTGCATCGGTTCTAAGATGAACATCATGTTTAGCTTATTTTGTGAGTGTTGCATAAAATCTCTTTCATTTTGTTGAGACATGTATCAGACTAATCTAGGTTTATTTATAGAGCTCACAACCATTTTCTATATTTCAGTAAGATTATTTTCTAATGTTTCAATTTGAAAATATTACTAATTGATGAGTTgctcccttttcttttttgttcctaGTAGAGTATCCATCAtataacttctaaacaagatgtttttaAGTTAATATTTTCTGGTTTAATGAGTTGCAGCAACGCAGTGGTGTTTATACTGTTAGTGATTTTATGGTCACCAAGGAAGATCTTCATGTTGTGAAGCCTACCACTTCAGTTGATGAAGGTTCCACCAGTATCATTTATTAGTTAATCATTTactcattatttatttatttatgcttggATCCTGGAATAATTGCTTAGCTGATCATTCATCATGTGATATCAACAGCGTTGGAGATGTTAGTGGAGAATATGATCGCTGGCTTTCCCGTGATTGATGATGACCAGAACTTGGTATtcacttttttcttcttctcctatcCCTTTTCTTGACCAAATTTCTTCCTCTGCTTCCTGAAACTCTTGCTTGTTTGTGATGATTAAGTTATTAGATTAGGTCTCTTCACCAAATGAACTTTTATGTACCATCTTATTGTGATGAAAATTGATGGCTCCTTGGTTTAATCTGTCATGCATAATTCTTTTTTCTGAAGATATAGTAATGCCCTAAATATAAGCAATTATGACAAAAGCTGTAGGTTTTATTTCATgtattttcatatgattatgcACACAGAGATACATTTTGTCCATTTTATCTTGAGCTTTTAAGAATAGCATTACTGTTTGCAACCCTAAAAGATATAACCCATGTGTTGCTTAAAGTTGAGATTTCCCTAAACAGAGCTTGATGACTGAAAAACATCAATGTAACTGACAACAAGTGGTTGGGATATTACTGCTTCTTGTTGTTATTTGCTTTAGTCGGTTGACAATCCAGCCATCTGGTTTTTTGTTAGAAAGGCGGTCCGGTTTCTTGTTCCACAGCCTAAGCTCCGAAGTTTCTACTGGCTTTAGTCTCAAGACTCAAGAGTATTCTTGTTGTCACCAATTTAGAATACTTATATCATGTTGAAGTACTTTCATATGTCatctgtatgattgaaatgacgttGCTCTTCCATGATGGCCTTCTGAAATCAAATGCTTAGTTGAATGTTGATTTGGTACTGCAAGATGTTTGTTGAGTATGAAGATTGGTCTTGTTTGTGCTTTTTTCTTTGCATCCATCTCGGAATAACATTCTTTTAGCATGAATAGCTTATGTACCTGTTTTGGAGTGTTTGTCTTACAGAGCCTGTTTCCTTGTCCTCTTTGCAGGTTGGACTAGTTTCAGATTATGATTTATTAGCAGTGGACTCCATTTCAGGTTTTCTTAGTTAATTTTTTGCTGTATTTTTGTTAACTAATTCCTTTCAAGGTTTTATAACTATTCAGACTCGTGGTTTAAGAACACAGATACTTAACAATGTCATGAGCACCACAAACCTCAATAACAGGAAAAGaaccgaccccaaatagttggtacCCAAAATGATATAAACAAAACCTACACACCTGGCATTTTTTTTAACAGTGTGATGATATAGTTGGTACCCTTATGCATGCTTAAATTTTCTACCATCCAATTTGGCGTTTACTTTTTAGCTGGATGTAATGGCGAAGATTTTCAATTCTGAAGCCTAAAAGCATTGCTAGATTATTGGAAATCTTGAAACCTTTATTCCACCTGGCCTTAGCTTATGTTGTTTAAGATTTTGCCTATTTTGATGTCTCCGGTACCCTTCAGTTTGTGATCACTACCTCATTTTACTTGATCATACAGATAGTTAGGTGGATCTGTCTTCTTAGAAAAGTGGTTTTCCATCCCTTGTCATTCACCACAAACTCAAGGGGGGAACTAAAAATCTTTCTGTTATTTCTCTGAGCATAGTCTATTTACTTGGTGAGTGAAGAGGTCAAGGAAAGGAGATTCTTAAGTTGAACTTAATTATTGGAATTATGGATGCCAagtttttcaaataaaaaaatcatcaaaggtCTCTTAATATGGATAAGTAAGCTTTAAGAAACATatctgagaaaaaaaagaaaaaaaaggaagcatATCTGAGACAGAGAGGGAGAGAACGTGAGAGATCCTTTTTAAAAAATGATAGATATTATGCTAGTTTATGTAGAGTTTGATACCAAGCAAGCAACACATGTATTTAACAATTTGTTCAGCATTGTCAACACGGATGTGCACTTAACTCATAGATAAGCAAACATCACATGAATGCACGTTTATCATGTCTTTTTAATAACGCACCTTTGATGCAATATATTTGGTAAAAACAGGAAGTCTAGGAAAGATGATGGAATAATGTGATAGGTTGTTTGATAACCTTGAATATAGTTGACTCATAACACATCCAtattttgagatagcaattaATGAATGTGAGCTCTCACCTAAAAAGTTGGAATTTCATTTTTACGAGTACATTAAGCAAAGTAACATAATTAGTTATTATGCTAGAAGAATGTTACGACACCCAAACACAGAAACATTCCTTGTCATGTATTTCAAGGTGTCTTCTAATCTCCTTCCCTTCGTCTTCCAATTTTTGTAATAGAAATCTTAGAGTCAGCCTTTGTACAACAATGAGATTGTCTTTATACGACCTGGGTTTtcagaattcaagtcatgaaaACTTGTCTATTTATAGGTGTAAGATTTAAAGACTACATAATTCTCCCCAAATTCCTAATTGGTGGGAGTCTCATACACTAGGTttgccttttttatttataaatgaaAATTTTCCTTGTGAATCAAGAACATTTGCTATTAGATCCATCATGACTCTAACATAAATTTAATGCTCCTTTTCTGCTCAGGAACTGGAAGAATTGATAGAAGCATATTTCCTGAAGTTGATAGTACGTGGAAGGTATGTATGATTTTGTTCTTGTAAAGGATATGATTATTCAATTTATTTGTAGATTTTGTTGTCTTGATAAAGTTTTATGTATCATTTGTGATGAAGTTCTGCTTCTTGTGATATATTTGATGATTGACAAGGAACTAGAAAACCGAGATAATATTTGTTGGGCTTTCAGACATTAGATAGAACTAATATGATATCTTCATAGCATACTTAATGCATATTAAAAGTCGCTTCCTTGATGTCTTCTGACAGAGTATCCATACATAATCGAGTTATAAATTAGTCAAGTTGATGAACTCAGAGGCATATGCCCTATTTCTTAGCAACCTCATATGACATtgagggatt encodes:
- the LOC135628351 gene encoding ethylene-responsive transcription factor ERF011-like; the encoded protein is MEMEMEMEGQLPPDKAATRPKERPFRGIRMRKWGKWVAEIREPNKRSRIWLGSYCTPVAAAKAYDTALFYLRGRTARLNFPDDISIDDRGTTTDMSAASIRKKAAEVGAKVDALQMNAAALFGSQEYPRREGETRYKNPDLNQAPTPDTSDDNWCRSEKEEMFIGCE
- the LOC135628906 gene encoding CBS domain-containing protein CBSX1, chloroplastic-like; this translates as MLSMESLFVRPSATVGVKPVRHSRGSHLLDQQRPRRFLRLGAGAVGRDGASATNSSLPQRSGVYTVSDFMVTKEDLHVVKPTTSVDEALEMLVENMIAGFPVIDDDQNLVGLVSDYDLLAVDSISGTGRIDRSIFPEVDSTWKAFNEIQKLLSKTNCRVIGEVMTPAPLVVRETTNLEDAARLLLETKYRRLPVVDSHGKLVGIITRANVVRAALHRKHENNKTSPV